From Cydia splendana chromosome 12, ilCydSple1.2, whole genome shotgun sequence, a single genomic window includes:
- the LOC134795877 gene encoding phospholipase A1 member A-like yields MKKREILLTVAYLTVLICVSGAVETNVTGEGVVQGLIPDCPGVWLPSRIKPESLKQLQLSVLSNGNYLTAKWPKYNYYRVKEIVRNPDFDVKKKTMLYVGGYWDSGTWGVGRLLGLLYKQMDYNVLLLETVYFTTTTFTQASRLIRPVGKHAAEMLAALTKLGMDPKNLTICGISLGGQTMSFIAKNFRRITGQNVSTLVALDPGGPCFRYLGPDHRLDPSDADFVIAIITNSEGFGIGTPVGTISFYVNGGEWQPGEISFIPCLIPCSHIRSYFLWLSALMNPHRLIAVRCESVAQAKLGDCYDTEPLVTNTLDMYLDRSKPGIYYLPTSNRWPFALGKRGLRKRSNNTFNPY; encoded by the exons ATGAAGAAGCGGGAAATTTTGTTGACAGTTGCATATTTGACAGTGCTTATCTGTGTTTCTGGAGCAGTGGAAACTAATGTAACTGGCGAAGGAGTTGTCCAAGGCTTAATCCCAGACT GTCCGGGCGTCTGGCTACCATCCAGAATAAAACCAGAAAGCCTGAAACAGCTCCAACTATCAGTCCTGAGCAATGGCAACTATCTCACAGCCAAATGGCCGAAGTATAACTACTACCGAGTGAAGGAGATCGTCCGTAATCCTGATTTTGACGTGAAGAAAAAGACTATGCTTTATGTCGGTGGTTACTGGGATTCAGGGACTTGGGGTGTGGGAAGACTATTGGGTCTTTTGTATAAGCAGATGGACTATAATGTGCTTCTTTTGGAGACGGTGTATTTCACGACGACGACTTTTACGCA AGCTTCACGCTTAATACGTCCAGTCGGAAAACACGCTGCTGAGATGCTAGCAGCCCTCACTAAGCTTGGTATGGACCCAAAAAATCTGACAATATGCGGCATCAGCCTCGGCGGACAAACCATGAGCTTCATAGCCAAGAACTTCAGGAGAATCACTGGTCAGAACGTCTCCACTCTCGTCGCCTTAGACCCTGGTGGTCCCTGCTTTAGATATCTCGGACCGGACCACAGATTAGACCCCTCGGACGCAGATTTCGTCATCGCTATCATCACAAACAGCGAAGGATTCGGGATAGGTACTCCAGTTGGGACTATCTCGTTCTACGTCAATGGAGGCGAATGGCAACCGGGGGAAATTTCGTTCATTCCGTGCCTGATTCCATGCAGTCATATAAGATCTTATTTTCTCTGGTTGTCTGCTTTGATGAACCCTCATCGATTAATTGCTGTGCGTTGTGAATCTGTCGCGCAGGCGAAATTGGGTGATTGCTATGATACAGAGCCTTTGGTAACGAATACTTTAGATATGTATTTAGATAGAAGTAAGCCGGGTATCTATTATCTGCCGACGAGCAACAGGTGGCCGTTTGCTTTGGGTAAGAGAGGCTTGAGAAAGAGAAGTAACAATACTTTTAACCCGTATTAG